The window CTTAGAAAAAGTATCATAAGCATCTTGTAGGTGGTGTGCATTCCTGACATTGTCCCAGTTTTGCCCTTGTAAGAGAGATTTTAGCACTGCCATATTGTCATCATTGAACCTGGATCTTGTAACAGAAACTGTTGGTTTTTCTTTTGTAGGGATGTTTAGGGTACACAGCTGAGCTCTGTGGTCAGAGAGTCCAGTTTGTAGTACTTCCACTTGTACAACAAGTTCCAAGCTATTTTGTGCACACCCAATCAATAGAGGACTGTGTGGAGCTGGTAATCCTAGTAGCTTGCAGGGGTAAGTCTTTGTGGTATTGAACTTAATAGCATGTCATTAATTAGTTTGTTATCAGAGGTTTCCTTAAGCATATCAAACATTTACAGTTCTCCcattatgatgagaaatttactGTATGCTTTGGTGTCCGCTAAAAGTCCttgacataatattttgaaaatcttcaAGCTGTCCACTTGGAGACCTGTATGTGCCTAATATGTATAATAACTGCAGGTTGTTTACAGTTAAACGACACAGTTTCTATCTCGCAAATTAACTCTTCACAAAAAGATGTTGTGTCTATGTGATGTTCTGTCATGACTTTCTTAGGgcacttttaatgtaaattgctACACCTCCTTTAGCATGGGTTTTCCTACAGAAGGCAGataataaagtatagtttttttgtaGCTTTATGTTTCTGAGCTCTTCTTCTTTTAGAACCATTTTCTGTAAGTATGACAACACTAGGTGTAAGGACCTCAAGGTGGTGAGTTTAGTCTTTCGATTTTGTTACAAAGACCATCGATGTTTTGGTGAAGTACTGACATACTGTAGTTGTTGTTTTTATGAGAAGTACTTCTGGTTtgacttttattcaattttttgaatttgCTTTCTTTTACTTGTCTTTGTTCTAAAAAATGGACTGTGTTTTGGTCTTGCAAAGCACACTGTAGGGGATGGGGGCATCTGTGACTGATTTTCGGTTGAAACGGACTGAGACTTATGGTTGGACTGTGATAGGTCATCACAGGCTCCAGTATAGCCATAGTGTTTCTTTCATGTGCTCCATGtagaatgtaatgtattttagGAAGAATTCCTCATAATCTTCAtcacttttctttaattttgagtttagtggTGGGGAGTTACTTAGCTTCATTTTTACGTTCCAAGTTGGCAGGTTTTTTGAAGTCccaaagtattttatttactgcCAGCTTTTGCCACTTGAAGGGAGacactaaaacatattttgcttTCTTGCCTTCGGTTTGCTTGGAGAGCATATGCTCTTGCttgagtatttaaatttgtttattttgtaccgAAGACTTGGCTCTCCATGTCCTTGTCCGTCCTGGCAGTtttttgtttgcaggtttggTAAATTCCTGAGGTCAGGTGTGGGCTGCATTCAGTCAAAgtgtttttcagtttttcttggcaaggtttggctggttcctgaagtCAAGTGGTGGGTTACATTCTGTTAAAACATTCTTCAGGTTTTTTATggcaggtttggctggctcctgaaGTAAAGTGTGGGTTACAGTCTGTTAAGGGGTTCTTCAGTTTTTGTTggcaggtttggctggctcctgaaGTCAAGTGTGGGTTTACAGTCTATCAAAGGGTTCTCCAGTTTTTGATggcaggtttggctggctcctgaaGTAAAAGTGTGGGTTACAGTCTGTCAAGGGATTCTTCAGTTTATGATGGCAGGTTTGGCTGTCTCCTGAAAGTAAAGTGTGGGTTACAGTCTGTTCAAGGGATTCTTCAGTTTTTGTTggcaggtttggctggctcctgaaGTCAAGTGTGGGTTACAGTCTATCAAAGGGTTCTCCAGTTTTTTGATggcaggtttggctggctcctgaaGTAAAGTGTGGGTTACAGTCCTGTCAAGGGATTCTTCAGTTTTTGATGCAGGTTTGGCTGTCTCCTGAAGTAAAGTGTGGGTTACAGTCTGTCAAGGGATTCTTCAGTTTTTGATggcaggtttggctggctcctgaaGTCAAGTGTGGGTTACAGGTCTGTCAAGGGATTCTTCAGTTTTTGTTggcaggtttggctggctcctgaaGTCAAGTGTGGGTTACATTCTGTTAAAACATTCTTCAAGTTTTTTTATggcaggtttggctggctcctgaaGTAAAGTGTGGGTTAACAGTCTGTCAAGGGATTCTTCAGTTTTTGATGGCAGGTTTGGCTGTCTCCTGAAGTAAAAGTGTGGGTTACAGTCTGTCAAGGGATTCTTCAGTTTTTGATGGCAGGTTTGGACTGGGCTCCTGAAGTCAAGTGTGGGTTACAGTCTGTCAAGGGATTCTTCAGTTTTTGTTGGCAGGTTTGGCTGTCTCCTGAAGTAAAAGTGTGGGTTACAGTCTGTCAAGGGATTCTTTCAGTTTTTGTTggcaggtttggctggctcctgaaGTAAAGTGTGGGTTACAGTCTGTCAAGGGGTTCTTCAGTTTTTGTTggcaggtttggctggctcctgaaGGTCAGGTGTGGGTTACAGTCTGTCAAGGGTTCTTCAGTTTTTGTTggcaggtttggctggctcctgaaGTCAGGTGTGAGTTACATTTCTGTCAAGGTGTTAAACAGTTTTTCATTGCAGGTTTGGCTGTCTCCTGAAGTTAAAGTATTAATAGCTATCTCTATCCGATCAAGTTTTGTTTTGATACCTGACATTTCAAGTAGGAGGGATGAGGGactattctttaattattttcgtTAGGAGGGGAAGTTTTGCGTCATAGAATCTTGAAAAGTGGCAGACTTAGTTTCTTCCTTgattttcagttttcttttgCAGTGTTGAGATATTTTTTTCAAGCTCCGCTATTCTTGTTACATAGCCATCAATAAGTTGACTTAGTTTTAAGGTCATGTTCCTCATAGATAAATTGCGCTTCTTGGGGAAGTTTTTTTCTCTTTAGTGAGTTGAGCTTCAACGTCTGCATTTAGCTGTAAAAAggtttttctattttgttttatgtatttctgTTTTCTTCATTTTCTATTTCGTCAAATCTTTTCCTCCATGATGCTCCAGTTTGGTCTTTAGCTTGAGTGTTTCTTCTTTTAAAGAGTTCATTTTCTTCTACTAACGCTGATCCTATTTTTGCAGCCATTTCTAGTTCATCCTCTTGACCTGTTCGAATTttctagaaaattattttcaattaagttaatttttagttcttGGATGGTATCAGAGCTATTTAAAGAGAGTGATTCAGGTAATACTTGTTTCGGATAGGTGAGGCTGATTTTTCTGCTCCTCTGCAAATTTATGCATTGCCATTTCCCAATTTCCCTGGGGAGTCCATTTTTTCAGGTtcttttctatgacatttttgaCATCCTGCATGGTACCAATTTTTTGCAAGAACTTGTACATTTTATACCTGAAAATCTAACTCCAATGCCACAGTTACCGCATGGATTATTTTGTGGGCATTTTTGTGTACAGTAGTAAGAAAGATATGattaacaaaaatgaattatttttgaaaGAGAAGTTCAAGTTATGGTAAAGCAAACAGTTTCATCGGTGGCCATGCAATGAATAGCGAGCAGATGTCTGAGGTCAGTTATCAGCAGACACACAGTCAGCAGGTGAGGTTACTGCTCTCGCCTGCTTGACCACACTTGCTCtagctgtctgtctgtcctccTATTGGTCTACTGGTGTAGTGTTGGAAGTTGACTTATCTAGCAGCATTGAGTTGGTTATGACGTCACACCAGATTTGGTGATTTTTTAATAGtgttaattactttataaaataatattaaaaatttgtccTCTTTTAGTTTCTCAGAAATCCTAGATGGTAATGGGAGTTCtgttcatttgaaaatattactgtcacaatctggattgttaaaatgaaatgtgctTACTTCAAAAAATTAGGTCAGCTTGTGGCAAGTGTTTTAATAAGTTAAGTATTTCCACTTATCTTGTGTTGTAAGTGATAAGTTTTTTAGTGTATGGACTCACGGTACTCCAGGTAAGGTGCTGATTAGAGGTTATTTGTTGATTGAACCTAAAACCATCACTATTTTACTGTTTCTTGAGAGCACTTTTACTGAGAATGTTGGCAGTCAGCcatgttgttattgttgttttattaacctattgctattgtccttctaaataaaacaatataaggttttaggGTATGAAAATGacatataatgaaattttagaaaCATGCAAAGTGGAACTtcttttcttgcaagttagtgAGGAGTTATCGTTTATTAgagttttcaatatttgtttgttttttttcaagcTGCGTTTCCCATACAGCAGTAATGGCCGGAGGCATTCATTATTAGATCATtcagaatttgattttttacttagAGGGATTTTTTCATATGTTGCCCACCCTTATGGCCAGAGGAACCTCTGTCAGTTtgatatgaacttttattcttagatACTCTAAATGAACAAAAACGTCTTTTATTTGGGTCAAATTAGACAGTTAGATGTATTTTCTGTATGTAGATAGTGTTTTTCTCACTAGGAAGTTATGTTTGCCCTGTAACACACACTGAGTCAATCAAACTCAGCAGAGTCCTGTTCACACATGtgaatgtttatataacaaaataaaaagtcagCACATAGGGTGAGTATGACGATATCTAGCCAGCATTGAATGTGTTGAACTTTGTTATAAATATCTCTGGGTGCCATGTTTAATGACCACTTTCATTAAACAATTTGGTGTGCAATTTCATTCCAATATAGCATGTTGgaatcaaacttttaaaaatccaaaactcAGTTATTTATGGATCTAGAAAAGTATTTTGGAAtgatatttctaaactttttgtaatttgcaGTTTTATTGTATCTGGAACGGTTTTGAGgtattgattacatattattaagaaataattatttatatttctattttcacAAAATCTACTTACTTCTTCCAACTGAGCAGGAGGgactatttactattaaaatattttattaaaaaatgaattaaacaaatttttaagtttatacaattACAAGTCTTGGAAGACTAGATAATTTATAATATCTAATGAAGCTAACAAGTAATgctctgtcactatctactaattgttattacataacaATCCAGAATGGCAAAATGCTCCCTTAAAGTAAATGTTTAGCAGTTTTCCTCCTGCTCATTAATCTACAGAATGTGTCCTCGCTAAAAGTTTTGACTATGCTGACTCTGAAAACACGATATTTGAATAATGAATGCCATAGTTTCTATAAGGCATGGAAGTACCAAtacaaagaaattgtatttaatccAGCACTGAAGGAACCATGGAATGCTTAGATAGGTTATCTGCTGTAGATAGTACTGGAAAACATAGATAATGAGAATCATGGTACACAAATGGAACAATAAGTCACATTTGCAGATATGTTATAGGTAGAAACAGTTAAATTTAACCCTATGAGTATTAACGTGATGGAGCTTGATTTTAGGTTGTATCTCAagagaaaattttcttttatactaaAAGTGCGAGTTACCGAAGTCCGCAGTGGTAGGCAGAGGGTTTATGATCTGAACCAACTTTCAACCTATGGGAAAACACCTGCCTTCGGCGGCACTCTTCAGTTCGGTCAGAAAAAAAAGAATTCATTCCTTGAGATAACACCGGAATCCAAGCTCAGACTTACGTGAGCCCTCGTataggttaaatttaatttttttataagtggtAACAACTGCTCATGTTGTGACAAGAACCATGAAACTATTATAAAGTTTCTTGCTCAATTACTTCAAAAATTCAATTGCCCTGTATTACTTGTCCACggttatattttctatttacctacttttgtttcattaaaatcaatgctttataatttgaatttttacctCACGTACATTTTCTGTAGTTTGTACATTCAACAGCATAATCAGACTCAACATGTTCATTATACAAAAGTTCATCAGGAGgtgttttattcaaattgaaaaattgacaAGCTggttaaccaatttaaaaattgtaatttcaaattgtgtatatatttgtatacggttatatttctatttacctacttttgtttcattaaaatcaatgCTTTATAATTTGACTTTTACCTCACGTACATTTTCTGTAGTTTGTACATTCAACAGCATAATCAGACCTCAACATGTTCATTATACAAAAGTTCATCAGGAGgtgttttattcaaattgaaaaattgacaAGCTggtttaaccaatttaaaaaattgtaatttcaaattgtgtatatatttgtatacggttatatttctatttacctacttttgtttcattaaaatcaatgCTTCATAATTTGACTTTTACCTCACGTACATTTTGTGTAGTTTGTACATTCAACAGCATAATCAGACACAACACGTTCATTTTACAAAAGTTCATCAGGAGgtgttttattcaaattgaaaaattgacaAGCTGgttaaccaattttaaaaaattgtaatttcaaattGTGTATAGCTGTGGTTAAAGGGTAAACACTCGACAATTCATAAGTGCACCGGTAGTAATTTCTTAGCTTATTACCAATTATTACTGATCATCTCAAATATAGGCCTACAATAAACATGTTATGCAGTTTAACTAACAAAAACTTCTTTCAATTTAGCTCTTTtcttatatataagttttatttctttaaaccaACATTGTCAACTCCTAAGCATAACACTCACAACTTTACCCGCACCTATATGTTACAGTTAATTCATATAAAGGTATTCTTACTAtactatttattgttaatttgagGTTAAACAATCAAAACTTATTATTCATAACTCTCAAGCACATCCCCAACCTAGTCTACCCATAGCTTCATTTATCTGCAAGTGTTAGTTATAGTTAGGCAAGCTGTGATTATTTAAACTGACTTAGCTATCACGCAAAAGGTTGGTGCTCAAATAATCCTGAGTTCTGAAGtggtaatgtttatgttttaggTCAGAGATACGAGTCCTGAAAAGCCAGCTAAAAAAACGAAAGCTTGACACAAGTGATGTATCAACCACTCTACCCAGTAATAAAGAAAGGGATAACCATTCAGAGCCTCcgaaaaaatcaaaagaaaaggAATCTATAGAGATTAAtgatactttaaaatgtatattgctAAAAAACAAAGTTCGAACTTTGGAATCAAAAAAAGTTGAATTGGAAACTAACAATAAGGAGCTTATTAAGcaattatttctatttgaaaTGCCACCTGATTTCTTCAGCTTCTGGGAAATGTGTGAAACTATGAACAAAAATGATCCAACAAGTTAGTCGCTTTGATCATGTTACTCAAAATAACGAGGAGGTCTATGTAAAAAGGGCTGATAACTGAAAATCTAATATGGAGGTATCAAGGTGTTCAAAACTTCACTTCAGTACATCTTTTCATctgaactaaattttaaaaaaatttttaaataatgaactgTAGATgataacttttatgttaaaaagcaacattaaaacaaattatttacaagatTCCTTTATTAACTAACTTAAGTAATATACCCTTTCTCTGGAGAATGTGTTGCTGTCATGTTTTCTATTCAAGCCCTTTTTACAGAGATACTACCAGGTGAGGTCTTATAATATCGGGTAACACTGTAAGAAAAACAacttaataactatataatttaattcagtgaaataatacaatgtttattaaaagtttcattaTTAGGCTTCATCTCTGAAgttaagaaaacacaaaataattgcaaACTCATTTGCTGATGAGGGGAGACTTTAGCAAGTGGCCTACACacgttattcagttgtttttgtCAAATTGTTCGATAtgaaaaaattgtacacaataagaattataataaattaccataacaagaagaatctcgtttattacaatttttaaagcaaatttaacactaacattacaaaacaacaaaaccaactaaggCCTAGACTTACAGaacaaagaaaccttacaatatttataacttgcccagtttgatatcaatgagtaacagcttttgtgaaatggaggaaagaattctccttATGGCTTACCAGGAGCCAACCGTACATGTTGAAGCCTATCTCATCACATGTGAGagatatctcacatattttcctcatattcatcgccctTTTCATATCATATgccaagttaaataaattgtaatattgaattatgcCTTTGGATAAAATCATCTAACAGTTCGTGAAAACAAccgaataatgagtgtaggccgcttacTAAGGTCTACCCGCTAATGTAAAACACTGTCtgattatatactttttttgctCCCACATTCTTTTGTCAATTCATTGGGTAAAGAAAGCTTGGTTTTCATCTTcctctgttaaaaaataaactggagtaaaaaaattaaaataatttttttgtctatTAAGGAGCTAGCTAACAAGTTAAAAATCCTCTACTTGTTTGGTACAAATATTAtgctgtgtttaaaaaaaaatactgccAAGCATCTTTTGATTTGTGGAGCCCTACTATCAagtaaaaatctgtttaatattatttattaacaattaattagctGAATGTTTAGTTAAGTCTTGATCACAAAGTACTCAactaatgatattaatatttataaaactccagttctcactattaatttaatcaaactgttttttattcttaattttatttctgcacTAAGGCAAACTCATTGATAGAATATAAAGAGTTTATAAGCGTCATGAAATTAAGAGAGAAACtggaatttaaaatgaaaccatgaggaataatttttattgccaaattacagtttatataaataagcAAAAAAGACAACGTCACAGCAGCAATTAGACCtaacctattttaaaatgtggCTGCCGTTCACTACTTAAAAACTCAAGAGAGCAAGTAAAGAAATCTAGTCTTAATATCACAGTTAGGCAGTTAAaggttaaagttataattaaaattaaggtagagtttcgaaattaataattacagaagGTCAGAACAGATAAAATAgtcctataaataattatttaaagcattttatcTACTGTTGTTTAAAACATctcgtaatatataaaaaattatttcttacaaacCAGCTATGCATCGCAACCCTAAAAGTTCTTACATCTACATAACTTGATGATAcaggtaacttattaaacatgACAGACTATTTTAGGCCTTACTTAACCTACATTGAGGTTGGTCAATCTTATggctttttattgtaaaatgaacAGAACAGAACAGAACTTCTTAACTGATAATATTGTGAATGTCTTGTTTTACTTTTCATTGGGTTACAAAAATGATCTGATTGAAAAATGTGAGTATTCCTTTACTAGTAAATAAACATCTACAGTTAGCTAAACAAGGTGAACTTGTTATGATTCTAGTAACCCATTTCTATAACAATAAAACCATATTGACATCCTGGCCATTTCCCCACAAAGGCATGTGATAAAATGCTATGGAAAAAAGCAAAATAGGCTAATTTAAGTTGGGATTTGTTAACTAACATTTTTAAGTGATTCAATAAAAAGATTACTCTTGACAACCTACTACTAACATTGCTCACATCAGGACTCCACAAGACCTTACAATCCAAAGTGATAACCAATAACTTAGCATTTGACTGCAAGTCAAGACTATTGCAAGGAATGGATTAAGAACTAAggctaaataaaatatgttgagtTTTACTTTCATTCTTCAAAGACCATTTATACTAAACCAGAAACCACTTTTTTCTAGACTTTGAagcatttctaaaaaaattgttaagacTGCTGTTTCagctgaaaaataataaatcttgtttttataacaattggcaatcaaatttttttattgaattattaaaactcaATAGTAATCAACGTATATTTGCTTGTCTTAGCGTTCTTCCATGGCTATCGAgcttgtatatactgtatataatgttaaatttataaattttcagatCTCAgagatttttaaactgttctttCCCTTTCAACATTTCTACAAGGTCTGTGGCCCGAGTTGAAACCTTTTCTGTGGTTGACAAGCTCATCtgcatttctttttattaagccTCCTACACCATCCATCATACGATGAAAGGGATTCATAATTTTGTTCCtacaaactttgctatatcacaTCCGTAAGGTTCCTAGATGGTTATTGCACAACATTTAAGAGATATAGTGATGCAAACCAATATCTTAAAGCAACCAAACCGGATTGATAGTTCAAGATTGGAGCCACACAAAATCTGTTTCTTCCTAACCTAGTTTTTTCTTTCcttggaaataatattaatttattctaaaaatttaattttgaaaatatatttactaaaatgtctATTGTTTTATGCacagtaaaataatactaaagaaccaatcaaataacattttttaatgtactattatctaaatactttcaaaaaagttattttgacaatatattttcatgtaatcaaaattttgaatgtaCGCCTAATCTGGaaagattgataattttataaaaatgggtCATTTATAAAAGTATTCTCTGTATAAGTGGAAGATATTACTTTTGATATATCATCACATTATAACAACACAAACTTTCAGAATAGAAGCAGATGTGAGATATGTCATATGATACAATGTAAGTCTGTGGGTCTTCTTGCATAgcgtttattttgtaaattaattttatagaaactttTATCACAAAGACTGTATGTATTTGAAAACATcagattagttttaaatatacttgaGTCATCTGATAACCCAGATCAGAACAGTCCTAACATttttgatattatgtttttttaattttagatgcaTTAAAAGCCATAAAGCTGAAACTTGTTGGGCCATTTGATGTTTTGGCAGGGAAAGTGAGCGAAGTATATGAAGAGGATTTGCCAGATTTTCTAAAACACTGGAGGTACTACTACGATCCTCCTGAGTTTCAGgtgattattgtttttaaaaatcaagctcatgttctttttagttattttctgtactaattttaattttaacagttacaTTTTGTAGTATGATGGACTTTTAagtgtttctattttattatgagaATCAGTCCTCTATTGAACCTACAACATGTTTTATTAAGATGACTTGAATCTTTAATATCCGTAGGTAtggcatatttaaatattatgattacattttgaaacatctGAAAACAAGAATTTAATCTTCACTTCGAAACCTggcactaaaataaaataaccttgaATCATTTTGCTGTACTTTATCACCACTTTCTGC is drawn from Homalodisca vitripennis isolate AUS2020 unplaced genomic scaffold, UT_GWSS_2.1 ScUCBcl_3324;HRSCAF=8789, whole genome shotgun sequence and contains these coding sequences:
- the LOC124372471 gene encoding histone PARylation factor 1-like, coding for GCLGYTAELCGQRVQFVVLPLVQQVPSYFVHTQSIEDCVELVWLAPEVKCGLQSVKGFFSFCWQVWLAPEGQVWVTVCQGFFSFCWQVWLAPEVRSEIRVLKSQLKKRKLDTSDVSTTLPSNKERDNHSEPPKKSKEKESIEINDTLKCILLKNKVRTLESKKVELETNNKELIKQLFLFEMPPDFFSFWEMCETMNKNDPTNALKAIKLKLVGPFDVLAGKVSEVYEEDLPDFLKHWRYYYDPPEFQTVICNENSSCYHMGYFRDDPKEMPVFVASNVLNPKDPEKNGELKIRGQNLFAALNSYFEELKTDPFSRMKIPQLQKTVTSWAKEKGFSLEKTSKAMEARSKKVVASTFHKAGIVVPVDKKNDVGYRELAASNSMIKKMLKGLVDSKSEEERAKYWEQLQPVITFANIANDECDFGTSLELGQDLFTYGSPLLHRSAKQLLTTAYTLLGRNEFATIIEVHLDDRRKGGNLSIL